CTGCTGTTCGTTCATAAGACGCCTAAAGGTTATCTGGTTTTATAGTGATAATAGGCGGCGCACGCGCCTTCTGCTGAAACCATGGGCGCGCCCAGCGGATTCTCGGGCGTGCAGTCGACGGAGAACGACGGACAATCCGACGGCTTTTTCAATCCCTGCAGGATAAGACCGCTGATGCAGGGCCCTGATTCCGCCGCCTGATTGCTTTGCAGATCAAAGATTTTTTCTGCATCGTATTCAGCGAATTCATCGCGCAGACGCAGACCGCTGGCCGGGATCAGACCGAGGCCGCGCCAGGTTCGATCGCATGGGCAATAGACCTCTGCGATGCGTTTCAGGGCCGCCTCATTGCCATAGCGCCGTACTACACGGCCATAGGCGTTGGCCACCTGGCCGCAGCCGGTGCGCAGGAGCTGCATGGCGCGATACAGCCCCAGCAGCAGATCCACCGGCTCGAATCCTGTGACCACAATGGGTGTATGAAACTCCTCGGCGATCGCCTGATAAGGCTGCCAGCCCGTTACGGCGCACACATGCCCTGCGGCGAGAAATGCCTGCACCCGGTTCTGTGGAGAAGCCAGCAACCGGCGCATGGCCGGAGGCACCAGCACATGAGAGACCAGAAGGGAGAAATTCTTCACTTTTTTTTCTCTCGCCATCCATACCGCCATAGCGGTGGCAGGCGCTGTAGTTTCAAATCCAAT
This window of the bacterium genome carries:
- the hypD gene encoding hydrogenase formation protein HypD, which produces MDVNEPFRNTALAARLLRELAANPQPAVIMEICGGQTHSLLASGLDQLLPLTLELVHGPGCPVCVTPVEMIDKAIHLTENRQVLFTTFGDMLRVPGSSGDLLAAKSRGADVRMLYSPLDALRLAEQRPDKKVVFWAIGFETTAPATAMAVWMAREKKVKNFSLLVSHVLVPPAMRRLLASPQNRVQAFLAAGHVCAVTGWQPYQAIAEEFHTPIVVTGFEPVDLLLGLYRAMQLLRTGCGQVANAYGRVVRRYGNEAALKRIAEVYCPCDRTWRGLGLIPASGLRLRDEFAEYDAEKIFDLQSNQAAESGPCISGLILQGLKKPSDCPSFSVDCTPENPLGAPMVSAEGACAAYYHYKTR